A single region of the Ictalurus punctatus breed USDA103 chromosome 26, Coco_2.0, whole genome shotgun sequence genome encodes:
- the LOC108258898 gene encoding serum amyloid P-component, with the protein MPCRDRDMIREMKGLVVLFSLFLLNAAERQDLSGKMFTFPVESNTHHVVLSPETNKIFFAVTVCLRAFSDISRAQSLFSLSLPSTANGFLIYKQKQGVYLLNILDKDDTFWGLQDESNAWNSVCATWDASTGLAQLWVDGIPSSRKGIKAGSSLAGAPKIILGQEQDSYGGKFDTAQSFVGMLTDVHMWDSVLSPHQIAYYTYGGTFQPGNVLNWNSLEFSRNGYVVTESKETSHKAGSV; encoded by the exons ATGCCATGCAGAGATCGAGACATGATTAGAGAAATGAAGGGACTCGTGGTCTTGTTCTCACTGTTTCTCCTCAACGCAGCTGAAAGACAAG ATCTTTCAGGTAAAATGTTCACATTTCCCGTGGAGTCCAACACTCATCACGTGGTCCTCAGTCCTGAGACGAATAAGATCTTCTTCGCTGTTACTGTGTGTCTGCGTGCCTTCTCCGACATTTCCAGAGCTCAGAGccttttctcactttctctgccATCGACGGCCAATGGATTTTTAATTTACAAGCAGAAGCAAGGGGTGTATCTGTTAAATATATTAGATAAGGATGACACGTTTTGGGGCTTGCAGGACGAATCCAATGCCTGGAATTCAGTGTGCGCTACCTGGGACGCTAGCACAGGACTCGCTCAGCTGTGGGTCGATGGAATCCCGAGTTCACGAAAAGGAATCAAGGCAGGAAGCTCTTTAGCTGGAGCTCCTAAAATCATTTTGGGTCAAGAGCAAGATTCTTACGGTGGAAAATTTGACACCGCCCAGTCGTTTGTAGGGATGCTGACCGATGTGCACATGTGGGactctgttctgtctcctcatCAGATCGCATATTATACATATGGTGGGACGTTTCAACCAGGCAATGTTCTCAACTGGAACTCCTTAGAATTCAGTAGAAATGGGTACGTGGTCACTGAAAGTAAGGAAACTTCACATAAAGCTGGTAGTGTTTAG
- the LOC108258899 gene encoding serum amyloid P-component, with translation MKGLVVLLSLFLFAKAERQDLSGKMFTFPVESNTHHVVLSPETDKIFSTLTVCLRAFSDISRAQSLFSLSLPSTANGFLIFKAKQGVYLLSILDKEEMFWGLQDESNAWNSVCATWDASTGLAQLWVDGIPSSRKGIKAGSSLAGAPKIILGQEQDSYGGNFDTAQSFVGMLTDVHMWDSVLSPHQIAYYTYGGTFQPGNVLNWNSLEFSSNGYVVTESKETSHKAGSV, from the exons ATGAAGGGACTCGTGGTCTTACTCTCACTGTTTCTCTTCGCCAAAGCTGAAAGACAAG ATCTTTCAGGTAAAATGTTCACATTTCCCGTGGAGTCCAACACTCATCACGTGGTCCTCAGTCCTGAGACGGATAAGATCTTCAGCACTCTTACTGTGTGTCTGCGTGCCTTCTCCGACATTTCCAGAGCTCAGAGccttttctcactttctctgccATCGACGGCCAAtggatttttaattttcaaGGCAAAGCAAGGGGTGTATCTGTTAAGTATATTAGATAAGGAGGAAATGTTTTGGGGCTTGCAGGACGAATCCAATGCCTGGAATTCAGTGTGCGCTACCTGGGACGCTAGCACAGGACTCGCTCAGCTGTGGGTCGATGGAATCCCGAGTTCACGAAAAGGAATCAAGGCAGGAAGCTCTTTAGCTGGAGCTCCTAAAATCATTTTGGGTCAAGAGCAAGATTCTTACGGTGGAAATTTTGACACCGCCCAGTCGTTTGTAGGGATGCTGACCGATGTGCACATGTGGGactctgttctgtctcctcatCAGATCGCATATTATACATATGGTGGGACGTTTCAACCAGGCAATGTTCTCAACTGGAACTCCTTAGAATTCAGTAGTAATGGGTACGTGGTCACTGAAAGTAAGGAAACTTCACATAAAGCTGGTAGTGTTTAG
- the ctsh gene encoding pro-cathepsin H precursor, protein MKILIVTVALLHCVCATPLLTEEDEYVFKTWMSEHNKQYGLEEYYPRLQIFTENKKKIDTHNAGNHKFRMGLNQFSDMTFAEFKKFYLLKEPQECNATKGNHVRGVGLYPDSIDWRKKGNYVTEVKNQGACGSCWTFSTTGCLESVTAIATGKLPLLAEQQLVDCAGAFNNHGCNGGLPSQAFEYIMYNKGLMTEDDYPYVGRDGPCKFDPKLAAAFVKDVVNITKYDEMGIVDAVARLNPVSIAFEVLPEFMHYKDGVYTSNECHNTTETVNHAVLAVGYAEENGTPYWIVKNSWGPQWGIDGYFYIERGQNMCGLAACASYPLV, encoded by the exons ATGAAAATACTTATTGTAACTGTTGCATTGTTGCACTGCGTGTGTGCAACACCCCTGCTTACGGAAGAAG ATGAATATGTCTTCAAAACATGGATGTCTGAG CACAATAAACAGTATGGCCTGGAAGAGTATTACCCGAGGCTGCAGATCTTCACTGAGAATAAGAAGAAAATCGACACACACAATGCTGGAAATCACAAATTCAGAA TGGGACTAAACCAGTTCTCGGATATGACCTTTGCTGAATTCAAGAAATTCTACCTTCTGAAAGAACCTCAG GAATGTAATGCTACCAAAGGGAATCACGTTAGAGGTGTCGGCTTGTACCCAGACTCCATTGActggaggaagaaaggaaacTACGTCACTGAAGTTAAAAATCAG GGTGCTTGTGGCAGCTGCTGGACTTTCTCTACCACAGGCTGCCTGGAGTCTGTCACGGCCATCGCCACAGGGAAACTCCCTTTACTG GCAGAGCAGCAGTTGGTGGATTGCGCTGGCGCGTTCAACAATCATGGCTGCAACGG TGGACTTCCCAGTCAAGCCTTTGAGTACATCATGTACAACAAAGGGCTCATGACAGAGGACGACTATCCGTACGTTGGTCGA GACGGTCCATGTAAGTTCGATCCTAAGCTTGCTGCTGCCTTCGTGAAGGATGTGGTGAACATCACAAAA TATGACGAGATGGGGATAGTGGACGCcgtggccaggctcaaccccgTCAGCATCGCTTTCGAGGTGCTGCCCGAATTCATGCACTACAAAGATGGCGTGTACACCAG CAATGAGTGTCACAACACTACGGAAACGGTGAATCATGCCGTGCTTGCTGTGGGTTATGCTGAGGAGAACGGCACGCCCTACTGGATAGTAAAGAACTCTTGGGGACCGCAGTGGGGCATTGACGG ATATTTCTACATCGAAAGAGGACAGAACATGTGCGGTCTTGCTGCTTGCGCATCATATCCATTAGTGTGA
- the LOC108258900 gene encoding serum amyloid P-component translates to MKRLVVLFFLFLLAASERQTLSGKMFTFPVESNRHHVSLTPELNNSNFTALTVCLRAFSDLFQNQSLFSLAFPSQENAFVIFKPKQGTYRLHVGAPYVEFLGLPDDPNVWNSVCATWEGKTGVAQLWVNGNPSTRKGFSRGGSLSGAPSITLGQERSKAGFVASRSFVGMLTDVHMWDSVLPLEQLAYYTYGLQFQPGNVLNWNSLEFSKIGYVLLECTKTTQKLRIN, encoded by the exons ATGAAGAGGCTTGTGGTCttattcttcctctttctcctcgCTGCATCTGAAAGACAAA CTCTTTCAGGTAAAATGTTCACCTTTCCTGTGGAGTCCAATCGACATCATGTGAGTCTCACTCCTGAGCTGAATAACTCGAATTTCACGGCGCTTACTGTTTGTCTGCGTGCCTTCTCCGACCTTTTCCAAAACCAGAGCCTTTTTTCGCTCGCGTTCCCATCACAAGAAAATGCCTTTGTAATTTTCAAGCCCAAACAAGGCACATATAGGTTACATGTGGGAGCACCATATGTAGAGTTTTTGGGCTTGCCGGATGATCCCAATGTCTGGAATTCAGTGTGCGCTACGTGGGAAGGGAAAACAGGAGTCGCTCAGCTGTGGGTCAATGGAAACCCGAGCACACGGAAAGGATTCTCTCGTGGAGGCTCTTTAAGTGGAGCGCCAAGCATCACACTGGGTCAAGAACGAAGCAAGGCAGGTTTTGTCGCTTCCCGGTCATTTGTTGGAATGCTGACTGATGTGCACATGTGGGACTCTGTTCTTCCTCTTGAACAGCTTGCGTATTATACATATGGTCTGCAGTTTCAGCCCGGCAATGTTCTCAACTGGAACTCCTTAGAATTCAGTAAAATTGGGTATGTGCTACTTGAATGTACGAAAACTACTCAAAAACTCAGAATTAATTAG